The following proteins are co-located in the Fusobacteria bacterium ZRK30 genome:
- the rpsB gene encoding 30S ribosomal protein S2 translates to MAVVTMKQLLEAGAHFGHQAKRWNPKMGKYIFTERNGIHVLDLHKSLKMIEVAYNVIRDVAADGGDVLFVGTKKQAQEAVKVQAERAGMYYVNNRWLGGMMTNYQTIKTRIARLKELEALDADGTLDAAYTKKEASMLRKELVKLDKNLGGIKDMKAAPKAIFVVDVKKEFLAVEEANKLGIPVIAMVDSNVDPDPITFPIPANDDAIRSVTLMSTIMANAIIEGRKGMEAAPAETK, encoded by the coding sequence ATGGCAGTAGTAACTATGAAACAATTATTAGAAGCAGGAGCACATTTCGGGCATCAAGCTAAGAGATGGAATCCAAAGATGGGGAAATATATCTTCACAGAAAGAAACGGAATCCACGTATTAGATTTACACAAATCTTTAAAGATGATCGAAGTTGCATATAACGTAATCAGAGACGTAGCAGCTGACGGTGGAGACGTATTATTCGTTGGAACTAAAAAGCAAGCTCAAGAAGCTGTAAAAGTACAAGCTGAAAGAGCAGGAATGTACTATGTAAACAACAGATGGTTAGGTGGAATGATGACTAACTACCAAACAATCAAAACTAGAATCGCTAGATTAAAAGAATTAGAAGCATTAGATGCAGATGGAACTTTAGATGCAGCTTACACAAAGAAAGAAGCTTCTATGTTAAGAAAAGAATTAGTAAAATTAGACAAGAACTTAGGTGGAATCAAAGATATGAAAGCAGCTCCTAAAGCAATCTTCGTAGTAGACGTTAAGAAAGAATTCTTAGCTGTTGAAGAAGCTAACAAATTAGGAATACCTGTAATCGCAATGGTTGACTCAAACGTTGATCCAGATCCTATCACATTCCCAATCCCTGCAAATGATGACGCTATCAGATCAGTAACATTAATGTCTACTATCATGGCTAACGCAATCATCGAAGGTAGAAAAGGTATGGAAGCAGCACCAGCTGAAACTAAGTAA
- a CDS encoding glycerate kinase, translated as MKVLIAMDSFKGSLSSNELAYRIEDGIKKVYKDADIIKVPVADGGEGTIEALVDGTGGRYVEITAASPILLPIKARYGILGDQKTAVIEMATASGLPLVPSDQRNPMETTTYGTGEMIKDAITKGCREFLVGIGGSATNDGGIGMMKALGVKFYDENNMKLGHGGKQLSRVKKIDMSELLPEIKECKFLIACDVDNPFYGLNGAAHVYGRQKGADDKMVLELDSGLKDFSETIKKLLDKDISDVPGAGAAGGLGGGFLAFLDGELKPGIDIVLEEVKLKEKLEGVDFVITGEGRMDFQSVMGKAPVGVAKLAKKYNIPVIAIAGGVADDAGEVHNHGIDSVFSIMNYPMTLEEAMDPKRAGGLVEKNIEEIFRLIKIIKK; from the coding sequence ATGAAAGTTTTAATTGCTATGGATTCCTTTAAAGGAAGTTTGTCATCTAATGAACTGGCTTACAGAATAGAGGATGGTATAAAAAAAGTCTATAAAGATGCAGATATAATAAAAGTTCCTGTAGCCGATGGAGGAGAGGGAACTATCGAAGCTTTAGTTGATGGAACCGGAGGACGTTATGTGGAGATCACAGCTGCAAGTCCTATACTACTTCCTATAAAAGCTAGATATGGAATATTAGGAGATCAAAAAACTGCCGTGATAGAGATGGCTACAGCATCTGGTCTACCCCTGGTTCCTTCTGATCAAAGAAATCCTATGGAAACTACAACTTATGGTACCGGAGAGATGATAAAAGATGCCATAACCAAGGGGTGTCGTGAATTTCTTGTAGGAATAGGCGGAAGTGCTACCAACGATGGCGGAATAGGAATGATGAAAGCTCTTGGAGTAAAATTTTATGATGAAAACAATATGAAATTAGGCCACGGGGGTAAACAGTTATCTAGAGTAAAAAAAATAGATATGTCTGAACTGCTCCCTGAGATTAAAGAGTGTAAATTTTTAATTGCCTGTGATGTAGATAATCCATTTTACGGATTAAATGGAGCTGCCCATGTATACGGAAGGCAAAAAGGTGCCGACGATAAGATGGTTTTAGAACTGGATAGCGGTTTAAAAGACTTTTCTGAAACAATAAAAAAACTCTTAGATAAAGATATTTCTGACGTTCCCGGGGCTGGAGCAGCTGGTGGTCTCGGAGGAGGATTCCTTGCTTTTTTAGATGGTGAATTAAAACCTGGTATCGATATAGTTTTGGAGGAAGTTAAACTAAAGGAAAAATTAGAAGGAGTTGATTTTGTTATAACGGGAGAAGGTCGGATGGATTTTCAATCTGTTATGGGTAAAGCTCCTGTAGGAGTAGCAAAATTAGCTAAAAAATACAATATACCGGTTATAGCAATAGCTGGTGGTGTAGCAGATGACGCTGGAGAAGTACATAATCACGGAATTGATTCTGTTTTTTCTATTATGAACTATCCTATGACACTAGAAGAAGCCATGGATCCAAAAAGAGCAGGCGGTTTAGTAGAAAAAAATATAGAGGAAATTTTTAGACTTATAAAAATAATAAAAAAATAA
- a CDS encoding response regulator transcription factor, translating into MYNILIVEDETKIARLMELHLTYEGYKVDVAYDGFEALNKIREKTYDVVILDWMLPKVEGPKVCQEIKKFYPETIVIMVTAKDDITDKITGFEFGADDYLTKPFESLELSARIKAHLRKIHRQDTTNQMTVKDLTLDLSRFVAIRGEKDIKLSKTEFELLKFLIENKGIVLTRNKILVNVWGYDGSDSILDVYIKYLRDKIDKEFPVKLIKTIRGIGFTIEK; encoded by the coding sequence ATGTATAATATTTTAATCGTAGAAGACGAGACTAAGATAGCTCGTTTAATGGAATTACACTTAACATATGAAGGCTATAAGGTAGACGTAGCCTATGATGGATTTGAAGCTTTAAATAAAATCAGAGAAAAAACATATGATGTAGTTATTCTAGACTGGATGCTTCCTAAGGTCGAAGGACCTAAGGTATGCCAAGAGATCAAAAAATTCTACCCTGAGACTATAGTTATCATGGTTACAGCTAAAGATGACATTACTGATAAGATTACCGGTTTTGAGTTCGGTGCTGATGATTACCTGACTAAGCCATTTGAATCTTTGGAATTATCTGCCAGAATCAAAGCACATCTTAGAAAGATTCATCGTCAGGATACTACTAATCAAATGACTGTTAAAGACCTTACTTTAGATCTTTCCAGATTCGTAGCTATCAGAGGTGAAAAGGATATCAAATTGTCTAAAACAGAATTTGAGCTCTTGAAATTCTTAATTGAAAATAAAGGCATAGTTTTAACTAGAAATAAGATCTTAGTAAATGTTTGGGGATATGACGGAAGCGACAGTATCTTAGATGTATACATTAAATATTTAAGAGATAAGATAGATAAGGAGTTCCCTGTAAAGTTGATAAAAACTATCAGAGGAATAGGGTTTACAATAGAAAAATAA
- a CDS encoding dCMP deaminase family protein, translating to MKKREDYLSWDEYFMGIAVLSGQRSKDPSTQVGACITNEEKKIVGVGYNGFPKGCSDDEFPWGRDGGFLETKYPFVMHAEQNAILNSIKNLKNCTIYVGLFPCHECAKSIIQSGITNVVYLSDKYDGTDSNKASKMLLGSAGVKYTKLIPRKMEISISLDANLI from the coding sequence ATGAAAAAAAGAGAGGATTATCTCAGCTGGGATGAATATTTTATGGGGATAGCAGTTTTATCCGGCCAGAGAAGTAAAGATCCCAGTACTCAGGTGGGAGCTTGTATAACAAATGAAGAGAAAAAAATTGTTGGAGTGGGGTATAATGGTTTTCCTAAGGGCTGCTCCGATGATGAGTTCCCGTGGGGAAGAGATGGAGGGTTTTTAGAGACTAAATACCCATTTGTAATGCATGCAGAACAAAATGCTATATTAAACAGTATAAAAAATTTAAAAAATTGTACTATATATGTAGGTTTATTCCCGTGCCATGAGTGTGCTAAATCGATAATTCAAAGTGGAATAACTAATGTGGTTTATCTTTCGGATAAATATGACGGAACAGATTCTAACAAGGCGTCTAAGATGCTTTTAGGCAGTGCAGGGGTAAAATATACTAAATTAATTCCAAGAAAGATGGAGATATCCATCTCTTTAGATGCAAATTTAATTTAA
- the hcp gene encoding hydroxylamine reductase has protein sequence MSMFCYQCQETAKGTGCTIAGVCGKKPETSNLQDLLIYTAKSIAILREGIDLETRKSCGCCEGIDYYITNALFTTITNANFDDEAIAAQITEGLALREKLKANFIKKGRTPKRLENHDALTFSVETMEEMQAKSLSVGVLATEDENIRSLRELTIYGLKGMAAYYEHSVNLGYKKQEIVMFIEKALVSTLDDTLGLDELVALVLETGKYGVDVMALLDSANTGKFGNPELTEVNIGTKSNPGILISGHDLNDIVQLLEQTKGTGVDIYTHSEMLPAHYYPELKKYDHLVGNYGNAWWKQKEEFESFNGPILFTTNCIVPPKAGASYEGKVFTTNAAGYPGWVSIKEDENGNKDFSEIIEMAKTCEAPTQIEEGTIVGGFAHEQVFALADKVVDAVKTGAIKKFFVMAGCDGRMKSRDYYTEFADKLPSDTVILTAGCAKYRYNKLDLGDIGGIPRVLDAGQCNDSYSLALIALKLKEVFELNDVNELPIAYNIAWYEQKAVIVLLALLHLGVKNIHLGPTLPGFLSPAVVNVLVENFGIAGIGSVEDDIKLFMGE, from the coding sequence ATGTCAATGTTTTGTTACCAATGTCAAGAAACAGCAAAAGGAACTGGATGTACAATAGCAGGTGTCTGTGGGAAGAAGCCGGAAACTTCTAATTTGCAGGATTTATTAATATATACAGCTAAATCAATAGCTATTTTAAGAGAGGGAATTGATTTAGAGACAAGAAAATCTTGTGGTTGTTGTGAAGGAATTGATTACTATATAACAAATGCATTATTTACTACTATAACAAATGCTAACTTTGATGACGAGGCTATCGCAGCTCAAATTACAGAAGGTTTAGCATTAAGAGAAAAATTAAAAGCTAACTTCATTAAAAAGGGAAGAACTCCTAAAAGATTAGAAAATCATGATGCATTAACGTTTTCCGTAGAAACTATGGAAGAGATGCAGGCTAAATCATTATCAGTAGGAGTATTAGCAACTGAAGATGAAAATATCAGATCACTTAGAGAACTTACTATATATGGATTAAAAGGAATGGCAGCATACTACGAGCATTCAGTAAACTTAGGATATAAGAAGCAAGAGATCGTAATGTTTATAGAAAAAGCTTTAGTATCTACATTAGATGATACTTTAGGATTAGACGAATTAGTAGCATTAGTATTAGAAACTGGAAAATACGGTGTAGACGTAATGGCATTATTAGACAGTGCAAATACAGGGAAATTCGGAAATCCTGAATTAACTGAAGTAAACATCGGGACAAAATCAAATCCTGGAATCTTAATTTCTGGACATGATCTTAACGATATAGTTCAATTATTAGAGCAAACAAAGGGAACTGGAGTAGATATCTATACTCATTCAGAGATGTTACCGGCTCATTACTACCCTGAGTTAAAAAAATATGATCACTTAGTAGGAAACTACGGAAACGCATGGTGGAAGCAAAAAGAAGAGTTCGAATCATTTAACGGACCGATCTTATTCACAACAAACTGTATAGTTCCTCCAAAAGCAGGAGCATCATATGAAGGTAAAGTATTCACTACAAATGCAGCTGGATACCCAGGATGGGTTAGCATCAAAGAAGATGAGAATGGAAATAAAGATTTCTCTGAAATCATTGAAATGGCAAAAACTTGTGAAGCACCAACTCAAATTGAAGAGGGAACTATCGTAGGTGGATTCGCTCATGAGCAAGTATTCGCATTAGCTGATAAAGTAGTAGATGCAGTTAAAACTGGAGCAATTAAGAAGTTCTTCGTAATGGCAGGTTGTGACGGAAGGATGAAATCAAGAGATTATTATACAGAATTTGCAGATAAGTTACCGAGTGATACAGTAATATTAACGGCAGGTTGTGCAAAATATAGATATAACAAATTAGATTTAGGAGATATCGGTGGAATCCCTAGAGTATTAGATGCAGGACAATGTAATGACTCTTACTCTTTAGCTTTAATAGCTCTTAAATTAAAAGAAGTATTTGAATTAAACGATGTAAATGAATTACCGATTGCATATAACATTGCATGGTACGAGCAAAAAGCAGTAATCGTATTATTAGCTCTATTACACCTAGGTGTAAAGAATATTCACTTAGGACCAACATTACCAGGATTCTTATCTCCGGCAGTAGTAAACGTATTAGTTGAAAACTTTGGGATAGCAGGAATCGGATCTGTAGAAGATGATATCAAATTATTCATGGGTGAGTAA
- a CDS encoding PTS sugar transporter subunit IIC translates to MTTNINSLEQNKNIFKSGVTYLTKVLNGMALGLFSSLIIGLILKQIGVYTGLNFLSHYGQIAQWMMGPAIGAGVAYSLKVHPLAIFSAIICGALGAGTITAAGGITIGEPVGAFIASLVGAEVGRLISGKTKFDILLIPSLTIISGGLAASLVSPFMVDFMKEVGIFINTLTTLHPIPMGITLSVVMGIILTLPISSAAISISLGLSGIAAGAATVGCATHMVGFAVSSYRENKVGGLVSQGLGTSMLQVPNVIKKPIVALPVVLTSAILGPLATTVFQMRNNSIGAGMGTSGLVGQIGTFKTMGTDGVLGILLLHFVLPGVLTYFISEFMRKKNWIKYGDLQL, encoded by the coding sequence ATGACAACCAATATCAACAGTTTAGAACAAAACAAAAATATTTTCAAATCAGGAGTAACCTATCTTACCAAGGTATTAAATGGTATGGCTTTGGGACTTTTTTCATCCCTTATAATTGGTCTTATCTTAAAACAAATCGGGGTTTATACAGGGCTTAATTTCCTGTCTCACTATGGGCAGATAGCCCAATGGATGATGGGTCCCGCTATTGGTGCAGGAGTAGCCTATAGTTTAAAAGTTCACCCTTTGGCCATATTTTCTGCCATTATTTGTGGTGCTTTAGGAGCCGGTACTATCACTGCTGCTGGCGGGATAACTATAGGGGAACCTGTAGGAGCGTTTATAGCTTCCCTTGTAGGAGCCGAAGTTGGTCGATTGATAAGCGGTAAAACCAAATTTGATATCCTCCTAATTCCTTCTTTAACCATTATTTCTGGTGGACTTGCAGCCAGCTTAGTTTCACCTTTTATGGTGGATTTTATGAAAGAAGTCGGGATATTTATAAATACACTTACCACCCTTCACCCTATTCCTATGGGAATTACTCTTTCAGTGGTAATGGGAATCATCCTAACTCTGCCTATCTCTAGTGCTGCTATCTCAATTTCTTTGGGATTATCAGGGATTGCAGCTGGTGCTGCTACAGTCGGATGTGCCACTCATATGGTCGGATTTGCAGTTTCCAGCTATAGGGAAAATAAGGTTGGAGGATTGGTCTCTCAAGGATTAGGAACCTCTATGCTGCAAGTTCCTAATGTTATAAAAAAACCTATTGTTGCTCTACCTGTTGTCCTTACTTCTGCTATTTTAGGACCCCTAGCAACCACTGTATTTCAAATGAGAAATAATTCAATTGGTGCAGGAATGGGAACTTCCGGATTGGTTGGGCAGATAGGTACCTTTAAAACCATGGGTACAGATGGAGTCTTAGGAATTTTACTCCTCCACTTTGTTCTTCCAGGAGTTTTAACTTATTTTATAAGTGAATTTATGAGAAAAAAGAACTGGATTAAATACGGAGATCTGCAGCTTTAA
- the frr gene encoding ribosome recycling factor, whose translation MSKLLITETKERMEKAIDSTKHRFSTIRAGRANVAMLADVKVSQYGSEMPLNQVGNVSAPEARLLVIDPWDKTVIPAIEKAINLANLGLTPNNDGKVVRLAIPELTAERRKEYAKMAKTEAEAGKVAIRGVRKDINNKLRNAEKDGDITQDELKAFEADVQKLTDDYIKTVEDLFKKKEKEITTV comes from the coding sequence ATGTCAAAATTATTAATAACAGAAACTAAAGAAAGAATGGAAAAAGCAATCGACTCAACAAAGCATAGATTTTCAACAATAAGAGCAGGTAGAGCCAATGTAGCTATGTTAGCTGATGTAAAAGTATCTCAATATGGAAGTGAAATGCCTTTAAATCAAGTAGGAAATGTATCTGCTCCAGAAGCAAGATTATTAGTTATCGATCCTTGGGATAAGACTGTAATTCCTGCAATTGAAAAGGCTATTAACTTAGCTAACTTAGGACTAACTCCTAATAATGATGGAAAAGTAGTTAGATTAGCTATACCTGAATTAACAGCTGAAAGAAGAAAAGAATATGCTAAGATGGCAAAAACTGAAGCAGAAGCTGGAAAAGTAGCAATAAGAGGTGTAAGAAAAGACATCAACAACAAATTAAGAAACGCTGAAAAAGATGGAGATATCACTCAAGATGAATTAAAAGCTTTTGAAGCTGATGTTCAAAAACTTACAGATGATTACATTAAAACAGTGGAAGATTTATTCAAGAAGAAAGAAAAAGAGATCACAACTGTATAA
- the tsf gene encoding translation elongation factor Ts yields the protein MKITAKMVKELREITAAGMMDCKKALTEKEGNMEAAIDYLREKGMAKAAKKAGRVAAEGMIFDGISEDAKTAVVLEFNSETDFVTKNDEFVQFGKTAVKLALENGIKTVEELKALEINGETIETLLTNLIAKIGENMNLRRLETVTTEGFVTTYNHMGGKLGVIIEMTGEATEVNVEKAKGIAMHVAAMDPGYLCPEQVTTEDLKKEMEIARVQLLAEGKPEKIIDNILKGKERKFYEESCLVKQVYVRAENKETVEQFAGDITVKGFSRFKVGEGIEKKEEDFAAEVAAQLNA from the coding sequence ATGAAAATCACAGCTAAAATGGTAAAAGAATTAAGAGAGATTACAGCAGCCGGAATGATGGACTGTAAGAAAGCATTAACAGAAAAAGAAGGTAATATGGAAGCAGCAATTGATTACCTAAGAGAAAAAGGAATGGCTAAAGCAGCTAAAAAAGCAGGAAGAGTAGCAGCAGAAGGAATGATCTTCGACGGTATATCTGAAGATGCAAAAACTGCAGTAGTTTTAGAATTCAACTCTGAAACTGACTTCGTAACTAAAAATGATGAGTTTGTTCAATTCGGAAAAACTGCTGTAAAATTAGCTTTAGAAAATGGTATTAAAACTGTTGAAGAGTTAAAAGCATTAGAAATAAATGGAGAAACAATCGAAACTTTATTAACTAACTTAATCGCTAAGATCGGTGAAAACATGAACTTAAGAAGATTAGAGACTGTTACTACTGAAGGTTTCGTAACTACTTATAACCATATGGGTGGAAAATTAGGAGTTATCATCGAAATGACTGGTGAAGCTACTGAAGTAAACGTAGAAAAAGCAAAAGGAATTGCTATGCACGTAGCAGCTATGGACCCTGGATACTTATGTCCAGAGCAAGTAACTACTGAAGACTTAAAGAAAGAGATGGAAATAGCAAGAGTTCAATTATTAGCTGAAGGGAAACCTGAAAAAATCATTGATAACATCTTAAAAGGTAAAGAAAGAAAGTTCTACGAAGAGTCTTGTTTAGTTAAGCAAGTTTACGTAAGAGCAGAAAATAAAGAAACTGTAGAGCAATTTGCAGGAGATATAACAGTAAAAGGATTCTCTAGATTTAAAGTTGGAGAAGGAATTGAAAAGAAAGAAGAAGATTTCGCAGCAGAAGTTGCAGCTCAACTTAACGCATAA
- a CDS encoding HAMP domain-containing histidine kinase — protein MKKFNFFNKISTKIAMSFSLTFVLTLLILNLIIYVSISTHINTLEQSLVIARKEVILEEVSNIISDSTVLGEKEISNIIDKVSSHRDQIYVNIKFPEKTYQSFEKITLPYTIDLDQVGEYHFIKLKKNRFFYLNTMIKAPSGEPIYIQLISDLKASDSLIDALTSTMLLIDLVGFIFSIVTGVIFAKKTLKPINSISDTAELINLHNLNKRIEASNHDDEIGRLIKVINDMMERLERSFENQTKFISDASHELRTPLSIINGYVDLLNQWGIDNKELTEEALSSIKGEVFNMTDLMEKLLFIAREENTRYKLNLTDVDISSLLKRVYKEFKMIDKKHSYSIHNFPEFHGFIDEKLILQAVRAIMENSIKYTPKNKKITISCEIGKSHFKIKVSDEGIGIPKKHIPKLFNRFYRVDEARTKNTGGNGLGLSIVKSIVDMHNGHIFIESEVNKGTTVTLKLPI, from the coding sequence ATGAAAAAATTTAATTTTTTTAACAAAATCTCCACCAAGATAGCTATGTCTTTTTCCCTTACATTTGTTTTGACTCTATTGATATTAAACCTTATTATCTACGTCTCTATTTCAACACACATCAATACCTTAGAGCAGTCTCTTGTTATTGCCAGAAAAGAAGTTATCTTAGAAGAAGTCAGTAATATAATCTCTGATTCTACCGTCTTGGGAGAGAAAGAAATTTCAAATATTATAGACAAAGTAAGTTCCCATAGAGACCAGATATATGTTAATATTAAATTTCCTGAAAAAACTTATCAAAGTTTTGAAAAGATTACTCTTCCTTATACCATCGATCTCGATCAGGTAGGAGAGTATCACTTTATTAAATTGAAAAAAAATAGATTTTTCTATTTGAATACCATGATAAAAGCTCCTTCTGGGGAACCGATATACATACAATTAATCAGTGATCTAAAAGCTTCTGATTCACTTATAGATGCTCTAACATCTACAATGCTTCTAATTGATTTGGTTGGTTTTATTTTTTCCATCGTTACTGGAGTTATTTTTGCAAAGAAAACTTTAAAACCAATAAATTCAATATCAGATACTGCTGAATTAATAAATCTCCATAATTTAAATAAAAGAATTGAAGCTTCTAACCATGATGATGAAATCGGAAGGTTGATAAAAGTTATAAATGATATGATGGAAAGATTGGAACGCTCTTTTGAAAATCAAACAAAATTTATTTCTGATGCTTCCCACGAGCTGAGAACTCCCCTTTCCATTATAAATGGATATGTGGACCTGCTCAACCAATGGGGAATCGATAATAAGGAGCTCACCGAGGAAGCTCTTTCCTCTATTAAGGGGGAGGTTTTCAACATGACCGACCTCATGGAAAAACTTTTATTCATTGCAAGGGAAGAAAATACTAGGTATAAATTAAATTTAACAGATGTAGATATTTCTAGCTTACTCAAAAGAGTTTATAAAGAATTTAAAATGATAGATAAAAAACACTCTTATTCAATCCATAACTTCCCTGAATTTCATGGATTTATAGATGAAAAACTAATTTTACAGGCAGTTCGGGCTATCATGGAGAATTCTATAAAATATACACCAAAAAATAAAAAGATAACTATTTCTTGTGAAATAGGGAAAAGTCATTTTAAAATCAAAGTTTCAGATGAAGGGATTGGAATTCCTAAAAAACATATTCCAAAGTTGTTTAACAGATTTTACAGAGTAGATGAAGCAAGGACAAAAAATACCGGTGGAAATGGCTTGGGACTTTCTATCGTAAAAAGTATCGTAGATATGCATAATGGTCATATCTTTATAGAAAGTGAAGTCAATAAGGGGACTACCGTAACTCTTAAACTTCCAATATAA
- the pyrH gene encoding UMP kinase, whose product MTPKYKRVLLKLSGEALMGEQEYGISSHMINMFSKQIVELANLGIEVGVVIGGGNIFRGLSGEEQGIDRVTGDHMGMLATVINALALQNTIEKLGVQTRVQTGLEIPKVAEPFIKRKAQRHLEKGRVVIFGAGTGNPYFTTDTAAALRAMEINADIVMKGTKVDGIFDKDPAKYADAKKYDTITYSDVIAQGLKVMDTAAISLCMDNDLPILVFDSLVDGNIKKAVFGEVIGTTVVK is encoded by the coding sequence ATGACACCAAAATATAAAAGAGTTCTTTTAAAATTAAGCGGAGAAGCTTTGATGGGAGAGCAGGAATATGGGATTTCATCTCACATGATAAATATGTTTTCTAAGCAAATAGTTGAATTAGCTAATTTAGGAATAGAAGTAGGAGTTGTTATTGGTGGAGGAAATATCTTTAGAGGCCTGTCTGGTGAAGAGCAGGGAATCGACAGAGTAACTGGTGACCATATGGGGATGTTAGCTACAGTAATCAATGCACTTGCATTACAGAATACAATTGAAAAATTAGGAGTTCAAACAAGAGTTCAAACAGGATTGGAAATACCTAAAGTGGCAGAACCATTTATCAAAAGGAAAGCTCAAAGACACTTAGAAAAAGGAAGAGTAGTAATATTTGGTGCAGGAACAGGAAATCCATATTTCACAACAGATACAGCAGCAGCCTTGAGAGCTATGGAAATAAATGCTGATATCGTAATGAAGGGAACTAAAGTAGATGGAATATTCGACAAAGATCCGGCTAAATATGCAGATGCAAAAAAATATGATACAATTACATATTCAGACGTTATAGCTCAAGGCCTTAAAGTGATGGATACAGCAGCAATTTCATTATGTATGGATAATGATCTTCCGATATTAGTATTCGATTCATTGGTGGATGGTAATATTAAGAAAGCAGTATTTGGAGAGGTTATAGGAACAACAGTAGTAAAATAA
- a CDS encoding SLC13 family permease, translating into MQVSAFGAVLGLVIAIFLIIKKNQPAYSLIIGALIGGLAGGASLPETVSLMVDGAKGITPAVLRILTAGVLAGVLIESGAAGKIAETIIKKLGEKRALLALALATLILTSVGVFVDVAVITVSPIALAIAKRLNLSKMAILLAMIGGGKSGNIISPNPNTIAAAENFHVELSSLMGANIIPALFGLVATVLIAKTLISKGGMVSESDEHEIEKELPRFLPAILGPIITIGLLALRPIAGISVDPLIALPAGGIIGCAAMGKLPHLKTYMSYGLSKMTGVAIILMGTGTIAGIISNSTLKDVVLNALNSMGLPEFLLAPIAGSLMSAATASTTAGTAVASATFATTIMAAGINGLYGAAMLHAGATVLDHLPHGSFFHATAGCTSTRFSDRLKLIPYESAVGFVLAATSTIIYGIIL; encoded by the coding sequence ATGCAAGTATCAGCATTTGGAGCAGTCTTAGGATTGGTCATCGCAATATTTTTAATTATCAAAAAAAATCAACCGGCATACTCACTTATTATCGGAGCACTGATTGGTGGTCTGGCTGGCGGAGCAAGCTTACCGGAAACAGTGTCACTTATGGTAGATGGAGCCAAGGGAATTACACCAGCAGTATTAAGGATCTTAACAGCCGGAGTTTTAGCCGGTGTATTGATTGAGTCAGGAGCTGCAGGAAAGATTGCAGAAACTATTATCAAAAAATTAGGTGAAAAGAGAGCTCTTTTAGCCCTTGCCTTGGCAACACTTATCCTTACTTCTGTAGGAGTATTTGTAGATGTAGCAGTTATCACCGTTTCCCCTATAGCTCTTGCTATTGCCAAGAGGTTGAATTTATCTAAGATGGCTATCTTGCTGGCTATGATTGGTGGCGGAAAATCAGGAAATATTATATCTCCTAACCCCAATACCATAGCAGCAGCAGAAAATTTCCACGTGGAATTATCATCACTGATGGGAGCTAACATAATTCCAGCTCTCTTTGGACTCGTTGCCACAGTACTAATAGCTAAGACTCTGATCAGCAAGGGTGGAATGGTCTCTGAATCCGATGAACATGAGATTGAAAAAGAGCTCCCTAGATTTTTACCTGCTATCCTGGGGCCAATAATTACAATTGGATTACTGGCTCTCAGACCTATTGCCGGGATCTCTGTAGACCCGCTTATAGCTCTTCCTGCAGGAGGAATTATTGGTTGTGCTGCTATGGGTAAATTACCCCACTTAAAAACTTATATGTCCTATGGATTATCTAAGATGACTGGAGTTGCTATCATATTAATGGGAACAGGTACAATTGCAGGTATTATCTCTAACTCTACTTTAAAAGATGTGGTTTTAAACGCTTTAAATAGTATGGGATTACCCGAATTTTTATTAGCTCCCATAGCAGGAAGTTTAATGTCTGCCGCTACCGCTTCTACTACAGCTGGTACAGCCGTGGCTTCAGCTACATTTGCTACTACTATTATGGCCGCCGGGATCAATGGTCTTTATGGAGCAGCTATGCTTCATGCCGGTGCAACAGTGTTAGATCACCTTCCTCATGGATCTTTCTTCCATGCTACAGCAGGATGTACTTCTACCAGATTCAGCGACAGACTAAAATTAATTCCATATGAATCAGCAGTAGGATTTGTACTAGCTGCAACTTCTACAATTATCTATGGAATTATCTTATAA